A single region of the Aurantiacibacter sp. MUD11 genome encodes:
- a CDS encoding MarR family winged helix-turn-helix transcriptional regulator, with translation MQPTSPLSRFLPYQLSLASNAVSGRIAMEYRQRFGLSIPEWRVMAILGDNGALTQRDLTRRTLMDKVAVNRACKGLEERELAIRTPNEADGRSHLLDLTDAGRTMHGEIMPLAKEIERQLFEGFSREELDLFRTLLERARHRAEELEGGDFETGFGIK, from the coding sequence ATGCAACCGACAAGCCCGCTCTCGCGATTCCTGCCCTACCAGCTCTCGCTGGCGTCCAATGCGGTCAGTGGCCGCATCGCGATGGAATATCGCCAGCGATTCGGCCTGAGCATTCCCGAATGGCGCGTCATGGCCATCCTGGGTGACAATGGTGCGCTGACCCAGCGTGACCTCACCCGCCGGACGCTGATGGACAAGGTCGCGGTCAACCGCGCCTGCAAGGGCCTTGAAGAACGTGAACTGGCGATCCGCACGCCGAACGAGGCGGATGGCCGCTCGCACCTGCTCGACCTGACCGATGCGGGACGCACGATGCACGGCGAGATCATGCCACTGGCCAAGGAAATCGAACGCCAGTTGTTCGAAGGTTTCTCGAGAGAGGAACTGGACCTGTTCCGCACCCTGCTGGAACGGGCTCGCCATCGGGCGGAGGAACTCGAAGGCGGCGATTTCGAGACCGGCTTCGGGATAAAGTAG
- a CDS encoding type II secretion system F family protein produces the protein MSIIQLLLIAGGLMGLMILGYVLATGSSPAKESQRRLQAVRYRHSQSTENRVESQLKKAIAARKPKQFTRAGANSRMEALAQRLDRTGMGWSLSQYFYASIGLGLVVTALMYLQTGAALLSLGLGVLAGAGLPHLVVNFFIKRRTNNFNAKFPDGIELLVRGLRSGLPVTETLGVVAQEVPGPVGQEFRAVTERIKIGRTMEEALQETADKLGTAEFQFFVITLAIQRETGGNLAETLSNLSDVLRKRAQMKLKIKAMSSESKASAYIVGALPFIVFGLIYWINPNYIGGFFEDERLIVTGLGGLVWMGIGAGIMAKMVSFEI, from the coding sequence ATGAGCATCATCCAGCTCCTGCTTATTGCCGGTGGCCTCATGGGCCTGATGATCCTGGGCTACGTGCTGGCCACCGGCTCCTCGCCGGCCAAGGAAAGCCAGCGCCGCCTCCAGGCCGTGCGCTATCGCCACTCGCAAAGCACCGAGAACCGGGTCGAAAGCCAGCTGAAGAAGGCGATCGCCGCGCGTAAGCCGAAACAGTTTACGCGGGCCGGTGCCAACTCGCGCATGGAAGCCCTCGCCCAGCGGCTGGACCGCACCGGCATGGGCTGGAGCCTGTCGCAGTACTTCTACGCCTCGATCGGCCTTGGCCTGGTGGTGACCGCGCTGATGTACCTGCAAACGGGTGCCGCGCTGTTGTCGCTCGGTCTCGGCGTGCTGGCCGGTGCCGGCCTGCCGCACCTGGTCGTGAACTTCTTCATCAAGCGTCGCACCAACAACTTCAACGCCAAGTTCCCGGACGGGATCGAGCTGCTCGTGCGCGGTCTGCGCTCGGGCCTGCCCGTCACCGAGACGCTGGGCGTGGTGGCGCAGGAAGTGCCCGGCCCGGTGGGCCAGGAATTCCGCGCGGTGACCGAACGCATCAAGATCGGCCGCACCATGGAGGAAGCCCTCCAGGAAACGGCGGACAAGCTGGGTACGGCGGAATTCCAGTTCTTCGTCATCACGCTGGCTATCCAGCGCGAGACGGGTGGTAACCTGGCCGAGACGCTGTCCAACCTGTCGGACGTGCTGCGCAAGCGCGCCCAGATGAAGCTCAAGATCAAGGCGATGAGCTCGGAATCCAAGGCATCGGCCTACATCGTGGGTGCCCTGCCGTTCATCGTGTTCGGCCTGATCTACTGGATCAACCCGAACTATATCGGCGGCTTCTTCGAAGACGAGCGCCTGATCGTGACCGGCCTTGGCGGCCTGGTGTGGATGGGCATCGGCGCCGGCATCATGGCCAAGATGGTCAGCTTCGAAATCTGA
- a CDS encoding type II secretion system F family protein, which translates to MIAPSSGPTLLGVDVVLVGSILAGIAALAMVMAVYAAVTVKDPMAKRVKALNERRAELKSGMLTQGSKKRQSLTRRSETTDKMKDTLQGMKVLQESQVKIIQQKLAQAGYRNKELAIIIIFARMVLPVVLGMVGVVIFYWTDMFPDWGSMKRFFGFAALVALGYKGPEIYLSNVAQKRTAAIQKGLPDALDLLVICAEAGLTVDAAFNRVAKELGRAYPELGDEFALTAIELSFLTERRQAFENLAYRVDLDAVRGVVTTMVQTERYGTPLASALRVLSAEFRNERMMRAEEKAARLPAIMTVPLILFILPVLFIVILGPAACSISDAFSGDGPPGS; encoded by the coding sequence ATGATCGCTCCCTCTTCCGGCCCCACGCTGCTCGGCGTCGACGTTGTCCTCGTCGGCTCGATCCTGGCCGGTATTGCCGCGCTCGCCATGGTCATGGCGGTCTATGCCGCGGTGACCGTGAAGGATCCGATGGCGAAGCGCGTGAAGGCGCTGAACGAACGCCGCGCGGAATTGAAATCCGGCATGCTGACGCAGGGTTCCAAGAAGCGCCAGAGCCTGACCCGCCGGTCGGAAACGACCGACAAGATGAAAGACACGCTGCAGGGCATGAAGGTCCTGCAGGAAAGCCAGGTCAAGATCATCCAGCAGAAGCTGGCGCAGGCGGGTTACCGCAACAAGGAACTGGCCATCATCATCATCTTCGCACGCATGGTGCTGCCGGTGGTGCTGGGCATGGTCGGCGTGGTGATCTTCTACTGGACCGACATGTTCCCCGACTGGGGCAGCATGAAGCGTTTCTTCGGCTTCGCCGCACTGGTGGCGCTGGGCTACAAGGGTCCGGAAATCTACCTGTCGAACGTCGCGCAGAAGCGTACCGCCGCGATCCAGAAGGGCCTGCCCGACGCGCTCGACCTGCTGGTCATCTGCGCCGAGGCCGGCCTGACCGTCGACGCCGCGTTCAACCGCGTCGCCAAGGAACTGGGCCGCGCCTATCCGGAACTGGGTGACGAATTCGCCCTGACCGCGATCGAACTGTCGTTCCTGACCGAACGCCGCCAGGCCTTCGAGAACCTCGCCTACCGTGTCGACCTCGACGCCGTACGCGGCGTGGTGACGACCATGGTGCAGACCGAACGCTACGGTACGCCGCTGGCTTCCGCCCTGCGCGTGCTCTCCGCCGAATTCCGTAACGAACGCATGATGCGCGCCGAGGAAAAGGCAGCCCGTCTGCCGGCGATCATGACCGTGCCGCTGATCCTGTTCATCCTGCCGGTGCTGTTCATCGTTATTCTCGGTCCGGCAGCCTGCTCAATCTCCGACGCCTTCTCGGGCGACGGCCCTCCGGGCAGCTAA